Part of the Marinobacterium rhizophilum genome is shown below.
CGCTGGACCTGGCCGATGTCCTATGTCCTGTCCGATCAGGCCTATGTGTTGAGCATTCTGAAGTTTTCGAGCGGCAAGGCGCCGCTGTACGGGCACTATTTCTTTGCCGGCGCCGCTTTCAGTATGTGGCTGACCTGGCAGCTGGCGGTCATGGCCGGGGTGTTTCTGGGGGCCGAGATTCCGGCGAGCTGGTCGCTGGATTTCGCCATCCCGCTGGTCTTTCTGGCGCTGCTGGTGCCGTCGGTTCGCAACCGGGCTTGCCTGGTGGCAGCCTGTGTCGGTGGGGCGGTGGCCGTGCTGGCCACAGGCATGGCCTATAACCTGGGCCTGCTGGTGGCATCTTTCTGCGGCATCGGTGCGGGCTTGCTGGTGGAGCACTACCAGTGTCGCCGCCCGCGTAGAGTCGCGGATGCAGGGTTGGAAAAAACCGATTCTCGGGTTAGCGAGGATAGCGCACCATGAGTGAACTGCAGCTGTGGTTGCTGTTTCTG
Proteins encoded:
- a CDS encoding AzlC family ABC transporter permease: MQYTTGKEAFYAGIRALLPAAPGVIPFGLVTGVTAIEQGLSPLTTIGMTVLFFAGAAQMAALQLLRNDAFPLVIIVTALVINLRFLMYSASMAPHFAGLPKRWTWPMSYVLSDQAYVLSILKFSSGKAPLYGHYFFAGAAFSMWLTWQLAVMAGVFLGAEIPASWSLDFAIPLVFLALLVPSVRNRACLVAACVGGAVAVLATGMAYNLGLLVASFCGIGAGLLVEHYQCRRPRRVADAGLEKTDSRVSEDSAP